A genome region from Lolium rigidum isolate FL_2022 unplaced genomic scaffold, APGP_CSIRO_Lrig_0.1 contig_67434_1, whole genome shotgun sequence includes the following:
- the LOC124682080 gene encoding uncharacterized protein LOC124682080 gives MSGFVGQRSWMGAAATPSEPVGGDARDDGAASSSSMNASAISFGFAATAILIAMFLLMAIFEHLIKPGWAAARASRDAAGDDGHAQDPSHSDRHRPRDHGSPDKLAPPPKMEVVVAAPDLTVVMPGQRYPTFLAQPAPLLLPCPREPVRWPPHHDRRHSFLPP, from the exons ATGAGCGGCTTCGTGGGGCAGCGGTCGTGGATGGGGGCCGCCGCCACCCCGTCGGAGCCGGTGGGCGGCGACGCGCGGGACGACGGCGCTGCCTCCTCGTCCTCCATGAACGCCAGCGCCATCTCCTTCGgcttcgccgccaccgccatcctCATCGCCATGTTCCTCCTCATGGCCATCTTCGAGCACCTCATCAAGCCCGGCTGGGCCGCCGCCCGGGCGTCCCGCGACGCTGCCGGCGACGACGGGCACGCCCAGGACCCGTCCCACTCCGACCGGCACCGGCCGCGCGACCACGGCTCGCCGGACAAGCTCGCACCTCCGCCCAAG ATGGAGGTCGTGGTGGCCGCGCCGGACCTGACGGTGGTGATGCCGGGGCAGCGGTACCCGACGTTCCTGGCGCAGCCGGCGCCGCTCCTCTTACCGTGCCCGAGAGAACCTGTGCGCTGGCCTCCGCACCATGACCGCCGACATTCCTTCCTGCCGCCGTGA
- the LOC124682081 gene encoding uncharacterized protein LOC124682081 translates to MHGYSNLGSSSPPVAVVAATNGPRARRSLELTNTKETNAWEGLALGAVTLARTFSTGSQRLCRSGEKARGLPGAMRRAFSMRRHPAAPGKGDGYYWRIHDMDGDSDHGDVVGNAVAEERDEEEEKGEKKKVQREKGGVKEEAKGRTPKTKKKGNNVLRAFKKLLRL, encoded by the coding sequence ATGCATGGCTACTCCAACCTCGGCTCCTCGTCGCctccggtggcggtggtggcggcgaccaATGGCCCCCGAGCCAGGCGATCGCTGGAGCTGACCAACACCAAGGAGACCAATGCGTGGGAAGGGCTGGCCCTGGGCGCGGTGACCTTGGCGAGGACCTTCTCGACCGGGTCCCAGAGGCTCTGCAGGTCCGGCGAGAAGGCCAGGGGCCTGCCGGGCGCGATGAGGCGGGCCTTCTCCATGAGGAGGCACCCGGCGGCTCCCGGAAAGGGGGACGGATACTACTGGAGGATCCACGACATGGACGGGGACAGCGACCACGGCGACGTCGTCGGCAATGCCGTGGCCGAGGAgcgcgacgaggaggaagagaagggggagaagaagaaggTGCAGCGTGAAAAAGGTGGTGTGAAGGAGGAGGCTAAGGGAAGGAcgccgaagacgaagaagaaagGTAACAACGTTCTCAGGGCGTTCAAGAAACTTCTCCGGTTGTGA